Proteins encoded together in one Xenopus laevis strain J_2021 chromosome 6L, Xenopus_laevis_v10.1, whole genome shotgun sequence window:
- the chmp5.L gene encoding charged multivesicular body protein 5 isoform X2, protein MDQRGNKAIFFWLRAHSTHWEPLGLTVTWCLLIRYEQQRDNLNQQSFNMEQANYTIQTLKDTKTTVDAMKVGAKEMKKAYKQVKIDQIEDLQDQLEDMMENANEIQEALSRSYGTPEIDEDDLEAELDALGDELLLDDDTSYLDEAASAPAIPEGVPNDSKNKDGVLVDEFGLPQIPAT, encoded by the exons ATGGATCAAAGAGGCAAtaaagcaatctttttttggctaCGGGCCCACTCCACTCATTGGGAGCCTCTTGGGCTTACCGTAACATGGTGTCTGCTGATCAG GTATGAACAGCAGAGAGATAATCTAAACCAGCAATCTTTCAATATGGAACAAGCCAATTATACTATCCAGACACTAAAGGACACAAAAACAACg GTGGATGCAATGAAAGTAGGAGCCAAGGAAATGAAAAAGGCTTACAAACAAGTCAAAATTGATCAGATTGAA GATTTACAAGATCAGTTGGAGGATATGATGGAGAATGCCAATGAAATTCAGGAAGCACTTAGTCGAAGCTATGGAACACCCGAAATTGATGAAGATGACCTTGAGGCTG AGCTGGATGCTCTAGGAGATGAACTTTTGTTAGATGATGACACCTCATATTTGGATGAAGCTGCCTCTGCCCCAGCTATCCCAGAAGGGGTTCCCAATGATTCCAAAAATAAG GATGGAGTACTGGTTGATGAATTTGGTCTGCCACAAATCCCTGCTACATAA
- the chmp5.L gene encoding charged multivesicular body protein 5 isoform X3 codes for MKKMREGPSKNMVKQKALRVLKQKRMYEQQRDNLNQQSFNMEQANYTIQTLKDTKTTVDAMKVGAKEMKKAYKQVKIDQIEDLQDQLEDMMENANEIQEALSRSYGTPEIDEDDLEAELDALGDELLLDDDTSYLDEAASAPAIPEGVPNDSKNKDGVLVDEFGLPQIPAT; via the exons AACATGGTAAAACAGAAAGCCCTGCGAGTGCTCAAACAGAAGAGAAT GTATGAACAGCAGAGAGATAATCTAAACCAGCAATCTTTCAATATGGAACAAGCCAATTATACTATCCAGACACTAAAGGACACAAAAACAACg GTGGATGCAATGAAAGTAGGAGCCAAGGAAATGAAAAAGGCTTACAAACAAGTCAAAATTGATCAGATTGAA GATTTACAAGATCAGTTGGAGGATATGATGGAGAATGCCAATGAAATTCAGGAAGCACTTAGTCGAAGCTATGGAACACCCGAAATTGATGAAGATGACCTTGAGGCTG AGCTGGATGCTCTAGGAGATGAACTTTTGTTAGATGATGACACCTCATATTTGGATGAAGCTGCCTCTGCCCCAGCTATCCCAGAAGGGGTTCCCAATGATTCCAAAAATAAG GATGGAGTACTGGTTGATGAATTTGGTCTGCCACAAATCCCTGCTACATAA